gtagcctcgggtgggcccctcattgtcgtggcgccgtcgcctgctgaccacatcgtggtcgccttgcgcctcgcatCGGTCGCCGAGGCGGTCATGCAACAAGGGGACCCTATTGGCCGTTGGGGCTCGAGTGGGCTCGGGACGAACCAAGGCCCCCCTATCCTGCCGAGGCAGTGCCGTGGGAAGTTCCGAGGCGCCTCTGCGCCatcgagaggcggaactttcggcctgctgcaccgcggcagtctcaaggaggtctcggagctcaccgtgagcccgtcgcccctccgtggtagagggctcaggcatcgtCTGGAGCAGCATTGCCACCGCCGTGATGTTCTAGCAAGCAtggttgaagatagggggttgctcgcccccttcgtcgttgttgatgcggcggttgatgtcgcgagccctccgttgggctgctccgccatcactgTGGCCTCGCTGcttttgctcgagagtgtctcggagctgctgtagaaggagtcagtcttgtttgaccttggcctgaagctcacggagctgctccaggtctgggtaTTGAAGTTGCTcaggggcaaggttctcgttccgcacTGCTCGAGGCTCGATGCGTGGAGGTGCGGTGCCGTTCGCCCCCTCGGGGGGCGGGGAGCGAGAACctaccccttcgtcctcatcgcccatgcttggcatcccgagctcgatgtggaagcactcacgattggggtcgtaagtgccttcgtcattaGAGTCAGAGTagtcgaagcagtagtcgctcgcggccaggaagcggtgcatggctttagggtcatgGAGCCTAGAGAAGTCtgctctggcccatgcctcgtcctcctctaaggagtcagcgtgggtgtgggtcgaggtcgagggcaaagcgttggtggtgtcctgagggctccgcgtgagcggaacgtaggcggaagcataggtggtggcggcatttcttaacccgaaggggtatgaggatggtgccatcgccgggctttGCCCGGTtggagtcgactcctcaggaggtggtggggcagagcttgatgacggggcatcgctgcatgccaccggcgtctttcccttgcccaagcttaggctggacaggtccccaaccaggaaCTCTATaccaacagctgggcatggggTACCGGCAGAGCGcagtgcgtcgccctgagcttgcatggtgtcagggtggtcccgctcgcgtcgtgcctggcaagcgtgacgagagcggcggcccaggcgccgcctgcgcctgggccgcTGGTGCGTGGTGtcgtcgtcggttggtggggctctaggtgagaggagtaccatatcgtactcatgtcctagagacatgaactctaggctcccaaaccagatcaccgtgccgatacgtagtggtcgcatggggtccgccatccggaacttgttaggatgacgaagctgacacgcagtagaccccctacctagcgcgccaactgtcggtgttttggaccggcgagccctcaaccaactagtgaatttatactgCGTattcctaatcccggatggtgatgcaaagagacacaatgtttatactggttcaggcaataggtgccctacgtctagtctaagagagcgatcttgtattccttacaccgaggtgcttgtagtaggggtttacaagcaaggCGAGAGAGAGAACTAGccctaggtctctacgtggaacggcgtgggttgcttgagatgttgatctcttgcggtGAGGAAGTGAATGTGTGTGTgcgtgttcgtctatctcgtaTGTCCTTGTCTGTCTATGCGTGTATGCCTCTCTAGAAACGGCCctagtctctcccttttatagttgaaggggggacaggggtgatacatgtgtttgctacGCGGCGTCCGGTGAGCGGAGGTGGCgtttccgagccctgtagcttgttacTTTGGCGGCATGATCGATGGAGCGGTcttttgtccttgatgcactggagcgacgcgccggtcacacccgatcctgtgcgatgtgggagctccagtgatagcttgacgcagggcatggcggacgacgtgccggcCGCTGTGTGCTGGTAGTATAAAAagctgaggctcagttggtgcgaatcccgaggctgccgagaccctgaagtggattgccgaggcccggagggagcagttggtcctacacactgattccgaggctacagtgacccggacttgactccccacgccgcgttgttcctggagcaggggttaggtagcacagtgcagtacggGCGTCAGTCATGGGCACAATGCCGAGCACAGCGAccagtaacccctgccctgtcctgtcccggatggcatggtgttgatgcgactcccatctcgttggtcacttcgctgtgtcgagccgtcgtccggctgacatCGCGAgagtggttggtcgcgttagttggacgtgacgttctgtcagagaaatcggtcgaggcggaggcgacaggGCTATCgccgagctggcctcgagcgagacggagaatcggttccctgtccgaggccttacctgcggggcctcaagcgagacggagaatcggttactcgtccgaggccttacgtgcgaggcctcgagcgagacggagaatcggtaccccgtccgagaCCCTTCGTGCGagacctcgagcgaggcggagaatcggcggcctgtccgaggccttttgtgcgaggcctcgagcgagacggagaatcggttgcctcggacaaggtgggggttagccagtagttgtctcttggctttgattttgacagggtttaagcgattttttttgtttttacttAGGGGACTCCTTTTTATAATACCCGACAACGCAACGCTAATAATCTTTTCATGGAACTGCACATGGCCAAGCAGACGAGTGACGAGACATGAGTACATGACAGTAGGAGGCACATGCACGTGCATTGGCATTTGGCGGGCGCAGGAACAAAGTGAGAACTGAGAATGACATGGACAAGCGAGGCCAGACTCACCAAAACTGGTGGTGGCCAACAAAAGATAACGCCGAGTCGCCAAGCTCCTGCCGAATGCAGATAAGCATCAGGGGATGGAGGAGGATAGCAACAACCAGTATCAGGTCGGCAGTCGAGTCGTCGTCTCCGCTACACCTCTAGCAATGATCTCACATGGATGTATATTCAGGAAAGGCTCGTCAATTGGAATCCGCTAAGACATTTGGATAACTGTGTACATTTCACTACACTGAATCTGAATTTCAGAAAGAGAAGAGCCAAGGACATACACAGAAGACAGAACATCGATTTCGCCACGCGTTCGTTTGTGTTGCAATTGGCAGCATATATATAGCACCATGGGTCAATGTAATTCCAGCCTAGATAATTTTGGAATGGTGCGGACAAAAGGAAAAGAGCCGTAGCAGAAAAAATCTTCACACTTTTCACTTTATAAGAAAGCGGAAGCACGCGACGTGGCACTCTCGTTGCCTCGAAACAAGTAGGACTGCAAATTGTAATTTACTACCATTTCTTGGATGAAAATTGCGGTGCATAATAAATTGGCGTCATATCGTCGTTTCTCTTTCCTACATATATAGAGAAAAAATGGCTCGGGGTTTACATATTGCAGATTCATGTGCGCCATTTCATTGAAGATATTTTGATTAATTTAGACTTAAGACATGTAAAATGAAATCGATTTGTTTCGATCTTCAGCAACAACAGGCCCACAGGTAGCTAGGAAAGATCATGATTTGGATTTTGAGATGGAAATAAGCTCGCCCGACCCGTCTGACAGCAAAGTCCAAAGTTGTCACGCTCGCAGATCAAAGAGGCAGTGAGTGAGCGCATCCGTCGAAAGGGTTTATGGGCCCTGCCCCCTGAATTGCAAACCTGTAGCGCGTGGAGTCTACTCCGTTCACGTGCAGTGGCAGCAGGGTCTGGTCTACTCCTACAAAGCCCTTTAGTTCGGGAAAAGTttttcaaaaaagtgctacagtagctatcacattgaatcttgcgatacgtgtatggagtattaaatgtagacgaaaaaaaactaattgcataatttgatttgaaaattacgagacgaacgttttgggcctaattagtccatgattgaacactaattgccaaactAAACAAGTGCTACAGTGCAGCATGGTCTCGTCTACTCCTACAAACTCTACcgcctgtttagttccacctcaaattctccaaaagtgctacagtacctatcaaaTCGAATGTTTGcgacccgtgcatggagcattaaatatagacgaaaaaaaactaattgcacagtttggtgggaaattgtgaaacgaacgttttgagcctaattagtccataattgaacactaattaccaaataaaaacaaaatgctacagtagccccaaattccaacttgttcgggaggccgtatcgtatcgtggattatttactgctggctggtttggtgtgagagaaaaacactattcctggctggaaatttacgatcgtttacgagcaagcgaacagactgtATAACTAAACACGCGCTCCATTGAAGAAGTCGACAGGAACAGGTACGGGGCCGTCAGTGTACTATACCGTCGTACCAGCTGCTCATCATGCGCCGATCGTTGCAGGCGCTGTCACGACGGGTCGCGTTATTAATCACTGTATCCGGTGTGGTCTCACCGTAAAACGATGATGAATTATTTACTATTGACTGATTTaattgaaagaaaaatattgttttagcTGTCGGCTGCGGGCATTAAACGAGCGAGTGAACAGGCTCTGCCTGCTGCCGGCTGTTGGACGCTCATGTCCTGCCGCGGCCTGCATCCGGTGCCCGGTGGCCTGGCGCGCGGCAGCAGCCTGCGTCGCGTCTCCGCGGAAGAGAACGGCGGGCGGCCGGAGGAAGGGTCAGGTCAGATCGGACCAGACGCTGAGCGGCTCAGGCGATGGACGCCGGCCGGACGCGACCTATCCTCCGGTTTCGCCGCGGCGTGTCGCCCGGCCCGGGCTCTTGGGCACGTTCATTCGAGTGAAGGACAAGCCGCAAGCCCGCAACCGCGACCATAGCTCACTGCCGTGCCGTGACATCGGGTCAAGGCCGTGCCAACGGGAGGCACGTCTGCTCGTCTTTCCGCGCCCGGCCGTCGTCTCTACGCGACGGTGGCCGGCGATGCCAAGTTGCCAACGCGTTTCCTGGCCGGCTAACTGGGATGACTTTCACCGGCAGCTAAATCCACTGCGCTTAGCCAAGCAACACGGATCCAGCAGCATAGAGCGAAGACGATACGGGTGACTGGGTGAGCTCGCGTAGGCGATTAGGCGTAGCCGTGTGACGTGAGTGAGTCCCTACTCGTCCTCTTGCGGCGCACGGCATTCCAACAGTACACTGGTACAGTCGTCCCTTGATCGGACGGGGGACGGCCAGGCTAGCGACGCCTAGCTTCCATACAACTCCAGCACGATGCAGTAGTACTCCTACCAAAGCATCTTTTTATCTCTGCGGTGTGATGACCACAAGGCCCACGAGTACTACAAACTTAACAGGTGGGCAGGGGTGCTGACCGCACACGCAGATGCATGGTAAAACTCCTCTATTTGATCTTACCTTACGTGCTGTCAAGAATACGTTTTGCAATTGGCAATTCTTACTAGTATACTGCAAATTTGGTTTCATCTCCTCCTTTGAAAAAGCACGGTCTAGAAGTTACTGGTTCTCTCTAACAGTTCAACCAATTTAACTGACACGCCCTCAATCGAGCTGCTCCTATGATTGAAGGCACCAAACCGAGACAAAAACAGCAGTGGCGACAAAATCCTTTTCCCTTGTTTTAGGAATTTAAAAAGCACGGAACCAGCAAGGAAAATGGCCGCGGACGGGGCCCCCACGACAGCGACGGGCCAGCCGAACCGAATCCACACCGACCCAACCGGAGCCGGCGACGGCCGCCGCTCCCCTCCACTCACTCGCTCCCCGCGCAGGCCCGCCCCGTCGCCAGCTGTCACGGTCCACGCAATGAAAACTTGCGCCTTGTTTAGATGTCACCAAAAttctttttcactctctctccatcacatcaatttttagctgcttacatggagtattaaatgtaggtaaaaaaaataactaattacacagtttagttggaaatcacgagatgaatcttttgagcctagttggtctacgattagataatatttgttaaataagacgaaaatggtactattcatcagtttgaaattttttcagcatctaaacgaggcctcggAAAGGGTGGGCGCACCTCCTCCAGCTCGGCGCCCTGACGTGGACCGCCCTTTCGTGGCCCCCCGCCTTCCTGCAGACCACGACCTGCACGGGAGTCCAACCGACTCACGCCCACCGACGTGTGGGGTCAGGATGCAGAGGTGCGGTGTGTGTCCTGGTCTGGGTGCCCGGGTGGGGGCGGGTCGATAGCGGCGTTGCTTTCGCGCGGGCCCCGTGGCTGCCACGACGTTTGTGGATAAATACACCTGGGGAACCACATGGTGTTGGAGCAGGAGATAGCGCGGGCGGGGAAGGAGAGAAGAACTAGCTAGCGCGGCGAGCGCTGCAGGCCGAGGTGCGGAGACTAGAGGAGGGAGACGTCGCCTGCCTGCGATGTCACCGGCAGCATCCGCCGCCGaaatcgtcgtcgtcgtcgcaagCGTCCCGAGCGAGGAGAGCAGCTACCGCGCCGCGGCGCCGTCCGTCCCGTCGTCCTACGCCGTCTGGGAGAAGGAGCGTTAAGAGATCGAGCTCTACGGCGTCTGCTGAAACTTGCTGCTGCCGCAAGGACGAAAGTGAAGGAGACgcatggaggtggaggcggcCAAGTGCGAGTGCTGCGGGTTCACGGAGGAGTGCACGCCGGAGTACATCGCGGCGGTGCGCGCCGAGTACCTGGGCCGCTGGGTCTGCGGGCTCTGCGCCGAGGCGGTGGGCGACGAGATCCGGCGCGAGGGCAGCACCATCACCACGGCCGAGGCGCTCGACCGCCACGTCGCGTTCCGGAGGGCGCCCGCGGAGGACGACCTCGTGGCGGCCGTGGCGCGGCTGCTCCGGCGCTGCCTCGTCGACTCGCCGCCCGCGTCGCCTGCGCCACCACCACAGAGCCGGAAGGTGGCCGCGGGGCCCGGGTGCCCCGATGGAGCCGACGCATGACGCGAGGCTGCTTGGTGGCAAACTGGCAATGATTGGGGTCACTAGCTGGTTGGTTGAGCTGGTGGTGGATTAATTAATTAGTTGTATTGTACTAGTACTCCTACACAAGAATAAACCTCCGGTGGTATGTGATGTGGTGGTAGAAGTACGTACAGTCCATGTGTAGGTCGCCTTCAATTCCCGGAGAATAATTCGTGCCGTGATCGATTGATGATTGCTCGAGAGAGGAGCAAATCACGCTCCGTGTGATCGAGCATGAAGTTATTAAGTATACGCACCAAATCACGCTCATTGGAAGTACATCAGGACAAGGACTGTACGTTCCATTAGTTCTGCATATTCAGGTTGTAAGAACATTGTACTGGAGTAACACTCTGTGTTATCTTCTTGAAGTATTTTATTCGATTGTATCCATGTATGCAAACTATCATGTAACGTGCTCATTGCTGTTTAGGATATTTCGTACCTTCTATTGCATCAAAATTTGGTGATGGTCAGATTGGATGCTGCTATTACAAAGCTTCGCGTACGGAAGTTTGTCCGATTCCACTACACAAGTTCCAGCGTAACATAGACCAATGCCCTTATCTTTAAGAAAAAGAAACGAGACTAAACATTGCAAGCTCGGTTAATTTAGGAAACCCAGCTAAAAACATGAGAACAGATGACAAACTACCCACACAAGTTAGGCCACATCGTTGCCACTGAATTGTTCTTCAAAACGAAATAGAAACTACAAGATGATGCCTCCAAGAAGAACATGACACCATCATCATTTACCTGTAGATGAAAGTTAGATCTTCACAAGGTCTCTCGTGATTACTGGGAAGTATGACACCACGTAACATCTCCAAGGAAAAAAACATATTGCTCTCTCTAGCAAGAAGCCGATAGAACCTTTCGCTCAAAACCACTGCGCCATTACAAGACCATAGGCACATATTTCATTGGCCTCGATTACTGTCATCATCTTCCATATTCTTGCTTGATAATAGGAGCCTTGGATGCCTAGTGCACCATATGCAAGTCAGTTGGCATCCCTTAGGCATGGTGGAGATCGATGACCGACACTAAGGCGAAGTGAACCCATAGTTGCCCAAAGGGCTGCTCATGAGTCACTAGTCAACCTGATCCTTaaatacatactccctccgtttcattGAAAGTGtcgtttttttattatttttagacgTCTTGTTTGACCGtttgtcttattcaaaaattttatataaataataaaataaataaattattattaaagtatctctaacaataaaataagtcataacaagataaataatatttatgcaaaacttttgaataagacgaacggTCAAATAAGAAGGCTAAAAGTCAAAAAACGACACTTTTAGTGGGACGGTGGGAGTAGtcatttgaaagcatctaggcccctagttgggtttcggtgattaatgacaatacaagattactatgactaacgtgtgttttgcagatgcaattaagttaggtcatggtaatggagatcaattgggcaatcaaagttgtcatgcccctacgatgaaaatcgttttggttttcaaaggatggacgacaaggttaaggatgactagttctaagtgtcgattggagttggagagacacttagagtagtttaggactttgttttttctttggccgtactattaaggggggtatggacgggtagcttgacctaggtgagtctagtgagttaggtgtggtgcacacttgttaaaactagctctaggtagctcctatgaatgcctaagatcctttgaagcaaacttcattcacatatgatcgagagttggaagtgaatggagggtcaaatgctgaccggacgctgaaaggcagcgtccggtcaactccagtaaggttccagagaagggaatctacgaccggatgcgtccggtcagtactgactggaccctgggggttcagcgttcggtcgagtccagtaaggttccagtaagagtttaatgcgaccagacgcgtccgatcagtggtgaccggaccctaccagcgtccaatcaacacttttttactggttcgcgggttgaactaaccggagcgttcggtcaatacgaccggagcatccggtcaccccgcagaagctcataacggtttgtttttaggctaccttataaatagaagctccactcatgtgtagagttacttttgctcattccaacagctgagaaacacgtttgtgagtgccaagaagagcaaggtcctagtgaggtgattgggatttaagaatccaagagagtagcctcattagtgaatcaagagtagccaagtgtgcatccatcttctcattaggcttcgagtggttaagtgagagttcatgcttgttactcttggtgatcgccatcacctagatggcttggtggtgattgggagcttggtgatcacctggcagagcttgtgggtgacccaactcaagttgtgagcggctttgggtgattcaccacgatggagtgccgaagaatcaacccgaagagagcacttgatccttgcgcggatcaagggggagctacacccttgcgcgggtgctccaatgaggactagtggagagtggcgactctccgatacctcggcaaaatatcaccgcgttcctctctctctatttactttgagcatttatcttgagcatttactttgagcaattcaatacttgtctttacatttatagaattgtcatgctagagtaagtttggaacataggttgtaagtccattgtgcgttagattaatagaaacacttttctaggcacaaggggttaattgggctaaccgtaggatttgattattgcaagaaa
The nucleotide sequence above comes from Miscanthus floridulus cultivar M001 chromosome 18, ASM1932011v1, whole genome shotgun sequence. Encoded proteins:
- the LOC136521611 gene encoding uncharacterized protein; its protein translation is MEVEAAKCECCGFTEECTPEYIAAVRAEYLGRWVCGLCAEAVGDEIRREGSTITTAEALDRHVAFRRAPAEDDLVAAVARLLRRCLVDSPPASPAPPPQSRKVAAGPGCPDGADA